A window of the Bos indicus x Bos taurus breed Angus x Brahman F1 hybrid chromosome X, Bos_hybrid_MaternalHap_v2.0, whole genome shotgun sequence genome harbors these coding sequences:
- the LOC113887646 gene encoding DDB1- and CUL4-associated factor 12-like protein 2 → MAPQQTGSRKRKAPALQEAAAGSSSQVSAAVDGDGPLPLKKPKRPAAPRSLVNYLKGREVGARGRAKLPGFDGELRGFAVRKLPELLRERELSLGTLNKVFASQWLNARQVVCGTKCNTLFVVDVQSGQITRIPLMRDRGPPPARAQPGCGIHAIQLNPSKTLLATGGENPNSLAIYQLPTLDPMCLGDRHGHKDWIFAIAWMSDTVAVSGSRDGTLALWKIDPDIFQGSIAWHSDAGLPVYAHIRPRDVENIPRASTNPSNRKVRALAFSAKNQELGAVSLDGYFHLWKARSTLSRLLSIRLPYCRENVCLTYCDELSLYAVGSQSHVSFLDPRQRQQNIRPLCSREGGTGVRSLSFYEHIVTVGTGHGSLLFYDVRAQKFLEERASASPYSSPGHAGRKLKLTCGRGWLNHDDLWVNYFGGIGEFPNALYTHCYNWPEMKLFVAGGPLPSGLHGNYAGLWS, encoded by the coding sequence ATGGCCCCGCAGCAAACAGGTAGCAGGAAGCGGAAAGCGCCCGCGCTCCAGGAGGCCGCCGCGGGCTCGTCGTCTCAGGTCTCCGCGGCGGTGGACGGGGACGGGCCGCTGCCGCTCAAGAAGCCCAAGCGGCCGGCGGCGCCGCGCTCGCTGGTGAACTACCTGAAGGGGCGCGAGGTGGGCGCGCGGGGCCGCGCCAAGCTCCCGGGCTTCGATGGCGAGCTGCGCGGCTTCGCGGTGCGGAAGCTCCCCGAGCTGCTACGGGAGCGCGAGCTGTCCCTGGGCACCCTCAACAAGGTGTTCGCGTCACAGTGGCTGAACGCCAGGCAGGTGGTGTGCGGTACCAAGTGCAACACGCTCTTCGTGGTGGACGTGCAGTCGGGCCAGATAACGCGCATCCCCCTTATGCGGGATCGCGGGCCTCCGCCGGCCCGCGCCCAGCCGGGCTGCGGCATCCATGCCATCCAGCTGAATCCCTCCAAGACCCTGCTGGCCACCGGGGGCGAGAACCCCAACAGCCTTGCCATCTACCAGTTGCCAACGCTGGACCCCATGTGCCTGGGCGACCGCCACGGCCACAAGGACTGGATCTTCGCCATCGCCTGGATGAGCGACACCGTGGCCGTGAGCGGCTCCCGTGACGGTACCTTGGCGCTCTGGAAGATAGACCCCGACATATTCCAGGGCAGCATTGCCTGGCACAGCGATGCAGGGCTCCCCGTGTACGCCCACATCCGTCCCCGGGATGTGGAGAACATCCCCAGGGCCAGCACCAACCCCAGTAACCGCAAGGTGCGGGCCCTGGCCTTCAGCGCCAAGAACCAGGAGCTGGGAGCCGTGTCCCTGGACGGCTACTTCCACCTGTGGAAAGCCCGGAGCACCCTGTCCAGGCTGCTGTCCATCAGGCTGCCCTACTGCCGAGAGAACGTGTGCCTGACCTACTGCGATGAGTTGTCCCTCTACGCGGTGGGCTCCCAGTCCCATGTCTCTTTCCTGGATCCGCGGCAGCGCCAGCAGAACATTCGGCCCCTGTGCTCCCGCGAGGGCGGCACGGGTGTGCGCTCCCTGAGCTTCTATGAGCACATCGTCACCGTGGGCACCGGCCACGGCTCTCTGCTCTTCTATGACGTCCGCGCGCAGAAGTTCCTGGAGGAGAGGGCCTCGGCCAGCCCGTACTCCTCTCCAGGGCATGCAGGGAGGAAGCTCAAGCTGACCTGTGGCAGAGGCTGGCTCAACCATGATGACCTGTGGGTGAACTATTTCGGTGGCATCGGCGAGTTCCCCAACGCGCTCTACACCCACTGCTACAACTGGCCGGAGATGAAGCTCTTTGTCGCTGGCGGCCCTCTCCCTTCAGGCCTCCATGGGAACTATGCAGGCCTCTGGAGCTAA